The following coding sequences are from one Polyodon spathula isolate WHYD16114869_AA chromosome 7, ASM1765450v1, whole genome shotgun sequence window:
- the LOC121318116 gene encoding sodium-coupled neutral amino acid transporter 2-like codes for MKQSTAKTEMSRFNISPDEDSTGSSNSNEYGYPECTTKKAPISRQYQDMDPESQNFLPDYHLGKIKYETEFSPGTTSFGMSVFNLGNAIMGSGILGLSYAMANTGIALFVVLLIAVSIFSLYSVHLLLKTANEGGSLVYEQLGYKAFGMPGKLAASLSITMQNIGAMSSYLYIVKYELPIVIQAFLGMKENTGEWYINGDFLVLTVSLLIILPLSLLRNLGYLGYTSGFSLLCMVFFVIVVIYKSFEISCSLIFENEALNATLDYTVAHVAAAVHETAVTVHNVSSDGDTCTTKYFVWNSQTVYAVPILTFAFVCHPAVLPIYEELKDRSRKRMQNVSNVSFFAMFVMYLLAALFGYITFGSNVEPELLHTYSKVYKLDVVLLIVRLAVLTAVTLTVPVVLFPIRTSVNQLLCASKEFSWVRHTIITFILLGSTNLLVIFVPTIRDIFGFVGASAAAMLIFILPSAFYIKLVKKEPMKSVQKIGAVIFCISGFFVMIGSMTLIILDWTQNAAMADGH; via the exons ATGAAGCAAAGCACTGCAAAAACAGAGATGAGCCGGTTTAACATTTCACCAGACGAAGACAGCACTGGCAGCTCCAACAGCAACGAATATGGCTACCCTGAATGTACCACTAAAAAAGCCCCCATTAGCAG acaATATCAAGATATGGACCCAGAGAGCCAGAATTTCCTCCCAGACTACCACCTAGGAAAGATAAAATACGAAACTGAATTT TCTCCAGGCACAACCTCATTTGGAATGTCAGTATTCAATCTTGGCAACGCCATCATGGGTAGTGGCATCCTGGGACTTTCTTACGCCATGGCGAACACTGGAATTGCACTTTTTGT GGTCCTCTTGATTGCTGTGTCTATATTTTCCCTGTATTCTGTACATCTTCTGCTGAAAACTGCAAATGAAGGAG gATCATTAGTGTATGAACAGCTGGGATACAAGGCATTTGGCATGCCAGGAAAACTGGCTGCTTCTCTTTCAATCACAATGCAGAACATTGGAG CTATGTCAAGCTACCTCTACATTGTGAAGTACGAGCTGCCAATTGTAATCCAAGCGTTCCTGGGCATGAAGGAAAATACTGG agAGTGGTATATCAACGGAGACTTTCTTGTTCTGACAGTGTCCCTGCTCATTATTCTACCATTGTCCCTGTTAAGAAACCTTG GGTATCTTGGTTATACCAGTGGCTTCTCCTTGCTCTGTATGGTCttctttgttattgtt GTTATCTATAAGTCATTTGAAATTTCCTGCTCTCTGATTTTTGAAAATGAGGCTCTTAACGCGACTCTGGACTACACCGTAGCTCACGTGGCTGCTGCAGTTCATGAAACGGCTGTGACAGTGCACAATGTCTCTTCCGATGGGGACACATGCACAACCAAGTATTTTGTCTGGAACTCCCAG ACTGTCTATGCTGTGCCGATCCTGACCTTTGCCTTCGTGTGCCACCCTGCTGTGTTACCTATCTACGAGGAGCTGAAAGA tcgTTCCCGCAAGAGGATGCAGAACGTGTCGAACGTTTCCTTCTTTGCCATGTTTGTCATGTACCTCCTGGCTGCTCTTTTTGGATATATAACTTTCGGAa GCAACGTGGAGCCAGAGCTTCTTCACACTTACTCCAAGGTTTACAAGTTGGATGTCGTCCTCCTTATTGTGCGCCTTGCAGTGCTGACCGCTGTCACGCTCACAGTCCCTGTTGTTCTGTTTCCC ATCCGTACGTCAGTTAATCAGCTGCTGTGCGCCTCAAAGGAATTCAGCTGGGTCCGCCATACCATTATCACTTTCATTCTCTTGGGCTCTACCAACTTACTTGTTATTTTCGTGCCCACAATCAGGGACATCTTTGGATTTGTTG GTGCTTCTGCTGCTGCTATGCTCATCTTTATTCTCCCCTCTGCATTTTATATCAAGCTGGTGAAGAAGGAACCAATGAAGTCAGTTCAGAAGATTGGG GCTGTAATCTTCTGTATCAGCGGCTTCTTCGTTATGATTGGAAGCATGACCCTGATCATCCTGGATTGGACCCAGAATGCTGCTATGGCTGACGGCCATTAA